A genomic window from Antedon mediterranea chromosome 4, ecAntMedi1.1, whole genome shotgun sequence includes:
- the LOC140048012 gene encoding uncharacterized protein — translation MHSILRIKIGFLMVGHTHEDIDQLFSCVAKYLNKYRASTLDHLRSAVENSYKKLPITSSIISYLHDIKNWLVPYMQDIRYHSKPHQFKFVLAQTGKCIMSYKNWSTDCTWCECAREMDTLPYLLKESPADIPVLCTPDFSNADIPKLKKSLASVANFLRIEERDWWEEFLNNIEEITEGNEQRFLLHDIIFNDNNASPMREESDGNETDISDSDNENEIRPVHIGKFSKRKPPQQLDVGAMVATALRRYPTEWPRIGKIFSINNNEVEVVWYTGTYTSRFVLCEKDGQEWREIISKEEVISIFNLTPTSRLPTNVIVKLKELRDDFLNES, via the exons atgcactcgatattgcgg ATAAAGATTGGGTTTTTAATGGTGGGTCACACTCACGAGGATATTGACCAATTATTTTCATGTGTGGCCAAATACCTGAACAAATATAGAGCATCTACACTTGATCATCTTCGAAGTGCTGTTGAAAACTCGTACAAAAAGTTGCCGATTACATCAAGTATCATTTCCTATCTGCATGACATTAAGAACTGGTTAGTACCATACATGCAAGACATACGTTACCACAGCAAACCACACCAGTTTAAGTTTGTTTTGGCTCAAACCGGAAAATGCATCATGTCCTATAAGAACTGGTCAACGGATTGTACTTGGTGTGAATGTGCAAGAGAAATGGACACACTTCCATATTTGCTCAAGGAAAGCCCTGCTGATATACCAGTGTTGTGTACTCCTGATTTTAGTAATGCAGATATACCAAAGTTAAAAAAAAGTCTGGCGTCTGTTGCAAATTTTTTGCGAATAGAAGAACGTGACTGGTGGGaggaatttttaaataatatagaaGAGATCACAGAag gaaatGAACAGCGATTTTTGCTCCATGACATCATTTTTAATGACAACAATGCAAGCCCTATGAGGGAGGAATCTGATGGAAACGAGACAGACATTAGTGACTCggataatgaaaatgaaataagacCG GTACACATTGGTAAATTTTCGAAGCGTAAGCCACCACAGCAACTCGATGTTGGTGCTATGGTAGCAACAGCTTTAAGGAGATATCCCACAGAATGGCCTCGGATAGGCAAAATATTCAGCATAAATAACAATGAGGTAGAAGTAGTGTGGTACACTGGAACGTATACTTCCCGGTTTGTTCTGTGTGAAAAAGATGGACAAGAATGGCGAGAAATAATATCGAAGGAGGAGGTGataagtatatttaatttaacaccAACTAGTAGATTGCCTaccaatgttattgttaaattaaaagaattaaGAGATGACTTTTTAAATGAAAGTTAA
- the LOC140047564 gene encoding uncharacterized protein, with protein sequence MATTRSKKPDNVSFEEFVKESLSNIMKSQNNLDSKLAESIKFNEDRIIALEKAQSRYEARQAELVDDLHTARNTIASMQAELNKAERFSRRNNIRIVGIAKSDNENPINIVEDFLATHFKIKPTIERAHRDGLGFEGKPPHILFKVLSYVDKVTILKNRHKLASSGAYIIDDLTRTDRQEKNKWKTQVKALYDQGIKLRFRAGKWRSSTGIPHAFK encoded by the coding sequence ATGGCTACAACACGTTCCAAAAAACCTGACAACGTAAGTTTTGAAGAATTTGTTAAAGAGTCTCTTTCCAATATCATGAAATCGCAAAATAACCTTGATAGTAAACTAGCTGAATCTATTAAATTCAACGAAGACAGAATTATTGCTCTGGAAAAGGCTCAGTCGCGATACGAAGCTAGGCAGGCGGAACTCGTCGACGATTTGCATACAGCTCGCAACACAATTGCGTCTATGCAGGCTGAGCTGAACAAGGCTGAACGCTTCTCCAGGAGAAATAATATTCGCATTGTGGGAATCGCTAAATCGGATAACGAAAACCCAATCAACATTGTTGAAGATTTCTTAGCcactcattttaaaattaaaccgACGATTGAGAGAGCCCATCGAGACGGTCTAGGATTCGAAGGCAAGCCGCCCCATATACTCTTTAAAGTGCTTTCATATGTGGACAAAGTAACAATCCTCAAAAACCGACATAAACTCGCTAGTTCAGGTGCCTACATTATAGACGACTTAACCCGCACGGACAGGCAAGAGAAGAACAAGTGGAAGACCCAAGTTAAAGCCCTGTATGATCAAGGAATCAAGCTTAGGTTCAGAGCCGGGAAATGGCGTTCATCAACTGGTATCCCACATGCGTTTAAGTAG